From a region of the Apis cerana isolate GH-2021 linkage group LG13, AcerK_1.0, whole genome shotgun sequence genome:
- the LOC107998808 gene encoding uncharacterized protein LOC107998808 isoform X4 produces MAETSEPAPVHCYTNPSFCRQSEYIPEDQAGGDLPPPPQFQCGGDDLPPPPPPLQLQCNGGQTNPAFQEMGENRVAEKCGEAGGGRYRCYLDGNNVNNSAHRRYGSVPFEEHRSTYNQGSRYEYIEDEERSHVQRRGSLRYEFIPRQQVQQRSAPAANQDDGQMPSCRNNGGRYAVVPGDQDYQDEEAPWNTVKRVPSARRHINTPQGRYSRVPLQEEEPPALPERNGQELSTSPKNNLATQKLHEILATPRKPPRSRSEERTLSPKRQHSFNQTGRTFSPTRSTPHGTPQNRTFTGGLHTSTPNKEPSARRCLPLLENPSRQQDVCPASNCGRLRYIGTTPVDLVTMGHGDPPPRYAYMENGLESMPMVSGSPRYQVIPAGQKRNGYQSVESAFIARTAVVPPLSPPNSDANTTLASGLEKNDRRNAPFLLVLVGILTCGLALYLSWTQGRRYYYDSAAGCGACCALAGACRTLRKTWTGLGLAGLSALSCAGLLLLAAKSPKPGTPLHDVTAGALCGVSLLGAVLALLALLSPRCNLGRHRRVHSWIPRLSP; encoded by the exons ATGGCGGAAACATCGGAACCGGCCCCCGTCCACTGTTACACAAATCCCTCGTTCTGCCGCCAGTCGGAGTACATACCGGAGGATCAGGCCGGTGGTGACCTGCCACCACCTCCTCAATTCCAATGTGGTGGCGACGATCTACCACCGCCGCCTCCGCCGTTGCAGTTGCAATGCAACGGCGGCCAGACGAATCCCGCGTTTCAAGAAATGGGCGAGAACAGAGTGGCGGAGAAGTGCGGGGAGGCGGGTGGAGGCAGATATCGTTGTTACCTGGATGGTAACAACGTTAACAACTCGGCGCACCGAAGGTATGGAAGCGTTCCGTTCGAGGAACACCGCTCTACGTACAATCAAGGTTCAAGGTACGAGTACATAGAGGACGAGGAGAGGAGTCACGTGCAGAGAAGGGGTTCCCTGAGGTACGAGTTCATTCCGCGCCAGCAGGTGCAGCAACGTTCCGCACCGGCGGCCAACCAAGACGACGGCCAGATGCCCAGTTGCCGGAACAACGGCGGAAGATACGCCGTTGTACCGGGTGATCAGGATTACCAGGACGAAGAAGCACCGTGGAACACGGTGAAACGCGTACCTTCGGCGCGGAGGCACATCAACACGCCGCAAG GCCGCTATAGCAGGGTGCCCTTGCAAGAGGAGGAACCGCCGGCTTTACCGGAGCGAAACGGCCAGGAACTGTCCACCTCGCCCAAGAATAACTTGGCTACGCAAAAATTGCACGAGATATTAGCCACACCCAGGAAGCCACCTCGATCCAGATCCGAGGAGAGGACCTTATCTCCAAAGAGGCAACACTCGTTCAATCAAACCG GTCGAACGTTCAGCCCTACCCGTTCCACGCCACATGGAACTCCACAAAATCGTACGTTCACCGGCGGGCTTCACACTTCCACCCCGAACAAAGAGCCATCGGCACGAAGATGCCTACCATTATTGGAAAACCCGTCCCGCCAACAGGATGTTTGCCCAGCCAGCAATTGTGGAAGGCTACGTTACATTGGAACAACTCCGGTCGACCTTGTAACGATGGGTCATGGTGACCCACCGCCTCGTTACGCATACATGGAAAATGGACTAGAATCTATGCCGATGGTGTCCGGTTCACCGAGGTATCAAGTAATACCTGCTGGACAGAAAAGGAACGGGTATCAAAGCGTGGAAAGTGCCTTCATCGCTAGAACCGCAGTT GTTCCGCCGCTGTCACCGCCGAACAGCGACGCCAACACGACCTTGGCTAGCGGTCTGGAGAAGAACGACAGAAGAAACGCGCCGTTCTTGTTGGTCCTGGTTGGAATTCTAACCTGCGGTTTGGCACTGTACTTGTCATGGACGCAAGGAAGAAG GTATTATTACGACAGTGCGGCTGGTTGTGGCGCCTGTTGCGCTTTGGCAGGCGCTTGCAGAACGTTGAGAAAGACTTGGACAGGACTTGGACTCGCAGGATTATCGGCACTCAGTTGCGCAGGGCTTTTGTTGCTCGCCGCCAAATCTCCCAAACCTGGCACTCCTCTCCACGATGTCACGGCCGGCGCTTTGTGCGGAGTTTCTTTACTCGGTGCCGTTCTGGCTCTGCTCGCGCTTCTGTCACCAAGGTGCAATTTAGGCCGACACAGAAGGGTGCATTCTTGGATACCTCGTCTTTCACCTTGA
- the LOC107998808 gene encoding uncharacterized protein LOC107998808 isoform X2, translating to MAETSEPAPVHCYTNPSFCRQSEYIPEDQAGGDLPPPPQFQCGGDDLPPPPPPLQLQCNGGQTNPAFQEMGENRVAEKCGEAGGGRYRCYLDGNNVNNSAHRRYGSVPFEEHRSTYNQGSRYEYIEDEERSHVQRRGSLRYEFIPRQQVQQRSAPAANQDDGQMPSCRNNGGRYAVVPGDQDYQDEEAPWNTVKRVPSARRHINTPQGRYSRVPLQEEEPPALPERNGQELSTSPKNNLATQKLHEILATPRKPPRSRSEERTLSPKRQHSFNQTGTPQRRALTPGGSPTGRTFSPTRSTPHGTPQNRTFTGGLHTSTPNKEPSARRCLPLLENPSRQQDVCPASNCGRLRYIGTTPVDLVTMGHGDPPPRYAYMENGLESMPMVSGSPRYQVIPAGQKRNGYQSVESAFIARTAVVPPLSPPNSDANTTLASGLEKNDRRNAPFLLVLVGILTCGLALYLSWTQGRRYYYDSAAGCGACCALAGACRTLRKTWTGLGLAGLSALSCAGLLLLAAKSPKPGTPLHDVTAGALCGVSLLGAVLALLALLSPRCNLGRHRRVHSWIPRLSP from the exons ATGGCGGAAACATCGGAACCGGCCCCCGTCCACTGTTACACAAATCCCTCGTTCTGCCGCCAGTCGGAGTACATACCGGAGGATCAGGCCGGTGGTGACCTGCCACCACCTCCTCAATTCCAATGTGGTGGCGACGATCTACCACCGCCGCCTCCGCCGTTGCAGTTGCAATGCAACGGCGGCCAGACGAATCCCGCGTTTCAAGAAATGGGCGAGAACAGAGTGGCGGAGAAGTGCGGGGAGGCGGGTGGAGGCAGATATCGTTGTTACCTGGATGGTAACAACGTTAACAACTCGGCGCACCGAAGGTATGGAAGCGTTCCGTTCGAGGAACACCGCTCTACGTACAATCAAGGTTCAAGGTACGAGTACATAGAGGACGAGGAGAGGAGTCACGTGCAGAGAAGGGGTTCCCTGAGGTACGAGTTCATTCCGCGCCAGCAGGTGCAGCAACGTTCCGCACCGGCGGCCAACCAAGACGACGGCCAGATGCCCAGTTGCCGGAACAACGGCGGAAGATACGCCGTTGTACCGGGTGATCAGGATTACCAGGACGAAGAAGCACCGTGGAACACGGTGAAACGCGTACCTTCGGCGCGGAGGCACATCAACACGCCGCAAG GCCGCTATAGCAGGGTGCCCTTGCAAGAGGAGGAACCGCCGGCTTTACCGGAGCGAAACGGCCAGGAACTGTCCACCTCGCCCAAGAATAACTTGGCTACGCAAAAATTGCACGAGATATTAGCCACACCCAGGAAGCCACCTCGATCCAGATCCGAGGAGAGGACCTTATCTCCAAAGAGGCAACACTCGTTCAATCAAACCGGTACGCCACAAAGAAGAGCGCTCACTCCAGGTGGTTCCCCGACCG GTCGAACGTTCAGCCCTACCCGTTCCACGCCACATGGAACTCCACAAAATCGTACGTTCACCGGCGGGCTTCACACTTCCACCCCGAACAAAGAGCCATCGGCACGAAGATGCCTACCATTATTGGAAAACCCGTCCCGCCAACAGGATGTTTGCCCAGCCAGCAATTGTGGAAGGCTACGTTACATTGGAACAACTCCGGTCGACCTTGTAACGATGGGTCATGGTGACCCACCGCCTCGTTACGCATACATGGAAAATGGACTAGAATCTATGCCGATGGTGTCCGGTTCACCGAGGTATCAAGTAATACCTGCTGGACAGAAAAGGAACGGGTATCAAAGCGTGGAAAGTGCCTTCATCGCTAGAACCGCAGTT GTTCCGCCGCTGTCACCGCCGAACAGCGACGCCAACACGACCTTGGCTAGCGGTCTGGAGAAGAACGACAGAAGAAACGCGCCGTTCTTGTTGGTCCTGGTTGGAATTCTAACCTGCGGTTTGGCACTGTACTTGTCATGGACGCAAGGAAGAAG GTATTATTACGACAGTGCGGCTGGTTGTGGCGCCTGTTGCGCTTTGGCAGGCGCTTGCAGAACGTTGAGAAAGACTTGGACAGGACTTGGACTCGCAGGATTATCGGCACTCAGTTGCGCAGGGCTTTTGTTGCTCGCCGCCAAATCTCCCAAACCTGGCACTCCTCTCCACGATGTCACGGCCGGCGCTTTGTGCGGAGTTTCTTTACTCGGTGCCGTTCTGGCTCTGCTCGCGCTTCTGTCACCAAGGTGCAATTTAGGCCGACACAGAAGGGTGCATTCTTGGATACCTCGTCTTTCACCTTGA
- the LOC107998808 gene encoding uncharacterized protein LOC107998808 isoform X3: protein MAETSEPAPVHCYTNPSFCRQSEYIPEDQAGGDLPPPPQFQCGGDDLPPPPPPLQLQCNGGQTNPAFQEMGENRVAEKCGEAGGGRYRCYLDGNNVNNSAHRRYGSVPFEEHRSTYNQGSRYEYIEDEERSHVQRRGSLRYEFIPRQQVQQRSAPAANQDDGQMPSCRNNGGRYAVVPGDQDYQDEEAPWNTVKRVPSARRHINTPQGRYSRVPLQEEEPPALPERNGQELSTSPKNNLATQKLHEILATPRKPPRSRSEERTLSPKRQHSFNQTGRTFSPTRSTPHGTPQNRTFTGGLHTSTPNKEPSARRCLPLLENPSRQQDVCPASNCGRLRYIGTTPVDLVTMGHGDPPPRYAYMENGLESMPMVSGSPRYQVIPAGQKRNGYQSVESAFIARTAVVPPLSPPNSDANTTLASGLEKNDRRNAPFLLVLVGILTCGLALYLSWTQGRRSKFVSRYYYDSAAGCGACCALAGACRTLRKTWTGLGLAGLSALSCAGLLLLAAKSPKPGTPLHDVTAGALCGVSLLGAVLALLALLSPRCNLGRHRRVHSWIPRLSP from the exons ATGGCGGAAACATCGGAACCGGCCCCCGTCCACTGTTACACAAATCCCTCGTTCTGCCGCCAGTCGGAGTACATACCGGAGGATCAGGCCGGTGGTGACCTGCCACCACCTCCTCAATTCCAATGTGGTGGCGACGATCTACCACCGCCGCCTCCGCCGTTGCAGTTGCAATGCAACGGCGGCCAGACGAATCCCGCGTTTCAAGAAATGGGCGAGAACAGAGTGGCGGAGAAGTGCGGGGAGGCGGGTGGAGGCAGATATCGTTGTTACCTGGATGGTAACAACGTTAACAACTCGGCGCACCGAAGGTATGGAAGCGTTCCGTTCGAGGAACACCGCTCTACGTACAATCAAGGTTCAAGGTACGAGTACATAGAGGACGAGGAGAGGAGTCACGTGCAGAGAAGGGGTTCCCTGAGGTACGAGTTCATTCCGCGCCAGCAGGTGCAGCAACGTTCCGCACCGGCGGCCAACCAAGACGACGGCCAGATGCCCAGTTGCCGGAACAACGGCGGAAGATACGCCGTTGTACCGGGTGATCAGGATTACCAGGACGAAGAAGCACCGTGGAACACGGTGAAACGCGTACCTTCGGCGCGGAGGCACATCAACACGCCGCAAG GCCGCTATAGCAGGGTGCCCTTGCAAGAGGAGGAACCGCCGGCTTTACCGGAGCGAAACGGCCAGGAACTGTCCACCTCGCCCAAGAATAACTTGGCTACGCAAAAATTGCACGAGATATTAGCCACACCCAGGAAGCCACCTCGATCCAGATCCGAGGAGAGGACCTTATCTCCAAAGAGGCAACACTCGTTCAATCAAACCG GTCGAACGTTCAGCCCTACCCGTTCCACGCCACATGGAACTCCACAAAATCGTACGTTCACCGGCGGGCTTCACACTTCCACCCCGAACAAAGAGCCATCGGCACGAAGATGCCTACCATTATTGGAAAACCCGTCCCGCCAACAGGATGTTTGCCCAGCCAGCAATTGTGGAAGGCTACGTTACATTGGAACAACTCCGGTCGACCTTGTAACGATGGGTCATGGTGACCCACCGCCTCGTTACGCATACATGGAAAATGGACTAGAATCTATGCCGATGGTGTCCGGTTCACCGAGGTATCAAGTAATACCTGCTGGACAGAAAAGGAACGGGTATCAAAGCGTGGAAAGTGCCTTCATCGCTAGAACCGCAGTT GTTCCGCCGCTGTCACCGCCGAACAGCGACGCCAACACGACCTTGGCTAGCGGTCTGGAGAAGAACGACAGAAGAAACGCGCCGTTCTTGTTGGTCCTGGTTGGAATTCTAACCTGCGGTTTGGCACTGTACTTGTCATGGACGCAAGGAAGAAG GTCGAAATTCGTTTCTAGGTATTATTACGACAGTGCGGCTGGTTGTGGCGCCTGTTGCGCTTTGGCAGGCGCTTGCAGAACGTTGAGAAAGACTTGGACAGGACTTGGACTCGCAGGATTATCGGCACTCAGTTGCGCAGGGCTTTTGTTGCTCGCCGCCAAATCTCCCAAACCTGGCACTCCTCTCCACGATGTCACGGCCGGCGCTTTGTGCGGAGTTTCTTTACTCGGTGCCGTTCTGGCTCTGCTCGCGCTTCTGTCACCAAGGTGCAATTTAGGCCGACACAGAAGGGTGCATTCTTGGATACCTCGTCTTTCACCTTGA
- the LOC107998808 gene encoding uncharacterized protein LOC107998808 isoform X1: protein MAETSEPAPVHCYTNPSFCRQSEYIPEDQAGGDLPPPPQFQCGGDDLPPPPPPLQLQCNGGQTNPAFQEMGENRVAEKCGEAGGGRYRCYLDGNNVNNSAHRRYGSVPFEEHRSTYNQGSRYEYIEDEERSHVQRRGSLRYEFIPRQQVQQRSAPAANQDDGQMPSCRNNGGRYAVVPGDQDYQDEEAPWNTVKRVPSARRHINTPQGRYSRVPLQEEEPPALPERNGQELSTSPKNNLATQKLHEILATPRKPPRSRSEERTLSPKRQHSFNQTGTPQRRALTPGGSPTGRTFSPTRSTPHGTPQNRTFTGGLHTSTPNKEPSARRCLPLLENPSRQQDVCPASNCGRLRYIGTTPVDLVTMGHGDPPPRYAYMENGLESMPMVSGSPRYQVIPAGQKRNGYQSVESAFIARTAVVPPLSPPNSDANTTLASGLEKNDRRNAPFLLVLVGILTCGLALYLSWTQGRRSKFVSRYYYDSAAGCGACCALAGACRTLRKTWTGLGLAGLSALSCAGLLLLAAKSPKPGTPLHDVTAGALCGVSLLGAVLALLALLSPRCNLGRHRRVHSWIPRLSP, encoded by the exons ATGGCGGAAACATCGGAACCGGCCCCCGTCCACTGTTACACAAATCCCTCGTTCTGCCGCCAGTCGGAGTACATACCGGAGGATCAGGCCGGTGGTGACCTGCCACCACCTCCTCAATTCCAATGTGGTGGCGACGATCTACCACCGCCGCCTCCGCCGTTGCAGTTGCAATGCAACGGCGGCCAGACGAATCCCGCGTTTCAAGAAATGGGCGAGAACAGAGTGGCGGAGAAGTGCGGGGAGGCGGGTGGAGGCAGATATCGTTGTTACCTGGATGGTAACAACGTTAACAACTCGGCGCACCGAAGGTATGGAAGCGTTCCGTTCGAGGAACACCGCTCTACGTACAATCAAGGTTCAAGGTACGAGTACATAGAGGACGAGGAGAGGAGTCACGTGCAGAGAAGGGGTTCCCTGAGGTACGAGTTCATTCCGCGCCAGCAGGTGCAGCAACGTTCCGCACCGGCGGCCAACCAAGACGACGGCCAGATGCCCAGTTGCCGGAACAACGGCGGAAGATACGCCGTTGTACCGGGTGATCAGGATTACCAGGACGAAGAAGCACCGTGGAACACGGTGAAACGCGTACCTTCGGCGCGGAGGCACATCAACACGCCGCAAG GCCGCTATAGCAGGGTGCCCTTGCAAGAGGAGGAACCGCCGGCTTTACCGGAGCGAAACGGCCAGGAACTGTCCACCTCGCCCAAGAATAACTTGGCTACGCAAAAATTGCACGAGATATTAGCCACACCCAGGAAGCCACCTCGATCCAGATCCGAGGAGAGGACCTTATCTCCAAAGAGGCAACACTCGTTCAATCAAACCGGTACGCCACAAAGAAGAGCGCTCACTCCAGGTGGTTCCCCGACCG GTCGAACGTTCAGCCCTACCCGTTCCACGCCACATGGAACTCCACAAAATCGTACGTTCACCGGCGGGCTTCACACTTCCACCCCGAACAAAGAGCCATCGGCACGAAGATGCCTACCATTATTGGAAAACCCGTCCCGCCAACAGGATGTTTGCCCAGCCAGCAATTGTGGAAGGCTACGTTACATTGGAACAACTCCGGTCGACCTTGTAACGATGGGTCATGGTGACCCACCGCCTCGTTACGCATACATGGAAAATGGACTAGAATCTATGCCGATGGTGTCCGGTTCACCGAGGTATCAAGTAATACCTGCTGGACAGAAAAGGAACGGGTATCAAAGCGTGGAAAGTGCCTTCATCGCTAGAACCGCAGTT GTTCCGCCGCTGTCACCGCCGAACAGCGACGCCAACACGACCTTGGCTAGCGGTCTGGAGAAGAACGACAGAAGAAACGCGCCGTTCTTGTTGGTCCTGGTTGGAATTCTAACCTGCGGTTTGGCACTGTACTTGTCATGGACGCAAGGAAGAAG GTCGAAATTCGTTTCTAGGTATTATTACGACAGTGCGGCTGGTTGTGGCGCCTGTTGCGCTTTGGCAGGCGCTTGCAGAACGTTGAGAAAGACTTGGACAGGACTTGGACTCGCAGGATTATCGGCACTCAGTTGCGCAGGGCTTTTGTTGCTCGCCGCCAAATCTCCCAAACCTGGCACTCCTCTCCACGATGTCACGGCCGGCGCTTTGTGCGGAGTTTCTTTACTCGGTGCCGTTCTGGCTCTGCTCGCGCTTCTGTCACCAAGGTGCAATTTAGGCCGACACAGAAGGGTGCATTCTTGGATACCTCGTCTTTCACCTTGA